The Aquitalea magnusonii region AAATGGCCCCAGTGGCTGATCCAGCCTCATGGCTCCCTCTGAGGGGTGTTCCAGCATCAGGCGCAGCGGCTGGCCTTGCTGCTCGGGCCGGCCAGCCGCCAGTCTGGGCCAGGCTTGCAGCACGGCAAGCAAGTTGCCATCCTGCAGCCCATCAGGCAGCCACACCGGCAGCCCTGGTGGCATGGACTTACGCCCCAGGGCCAGCGGCCACACCGGCTGTTGCAGCGCCTGCTGGATGGTGGAGAGCAAAGCGCTGTCTCCTTCCAGCCCCACCAGAAACACTGCATCTGCTAGATAAAACCGCGGGCTGACCACCGTACGCTGATGGTCCGGCTTGCCAGAAGCCAACAACACACCGGTGGCTGTCTGGTAATCACGCATCAGCAGGCCTTCGCGGTCTACTCTTACAGCCATGCGCAAGGCTGCCAGATCGTCCACCGCCATGCTGCGATCCCGACCGAGTGCAGCACAAAGCAGACCGATCACGCCGGATTTGGACGGCTCCAGGCCACTATCGCGTT contains the following coding sequences:
- the cas5e gene encoding type I-E CRISPR-associated protein Cas5/CasD, whose protein sequence is MATLLLRLAGPMQAWGSTSRFDERDSGLEPSKSGVIGLLCAALGRDRSMAVDDLAALRMAVRVDREGLLMRDYQTATGVLLASGKPDHQRTVVSPRFYLADAVFLVGLEGDSALLSTIQQALQQPVWPLALGRKSMPPGLPVWLPDGLQDGNLLAVLQAWPRLAAGRPEQQGQPLRLMLEHPSEGAMRLDQPLGPFSERRFGPRFVKPEVMHVPEQTQA